The following are from one region of the Rhizobacter sp. AJA081-3 genome:
- a CDS encoding RNA methyltransferase: MADARHLSSRDNPLLVRVRKLGADPGAYRKLGEVWLEGDHLCSAFAQRGGRAVQAIVSTTGWEQPALRALAGQAAAVAIVPPELMAGLSALESPPEIGFVVTTPTAPALAPDQPSVVLDRLQDAGNVGAILRSASAFGFTQVLALKGTAALWSPKVLRAGMGAHFALRLVEGLEAAAMATLRVPLLGTSSHAAQALHEVDLPWPCGWVLGHEGQGVSAALQRQCAMALRIPQPGGEESLNVAAAAAVCLYESARQRAR, from the coding sequence ATGGCCGACGCCCGCCACCTCAGTTCGCGCGACAACCCGCTGCTGGTGCGGGTGCGCAAGCTCGGCGCCGACCCCGGTGCCTACCGCAAGCTTGGCGAGGTGTGGCTGGAGGGCGATCACCTGTGTTCGGCGTTCGCGCAGCGCGGCGGCCGGGCGGTGCAGGCCATCGTCAGCACGACCGGTTGGGAGCAGCCGGCACTGCGTGCCCTGGCAGGCCAGGCGGCGGCGGTGGCGATCGTGCCGCCGGAACTGATGGCGGGGCTGAGCGCCCTGGAGTCGCCGCCGGAGATCGGCTTCGTCGTCACCACGCCGACGGCGCCGGCGCTCGCCCCCGACCAGCCTTCGGTGGTGCTCGACCGGCTGCAGGACGCCGGCAACGTCGGTGCCATCCTGCGCAGCGCCTCGGCCTTCGGCTTCACGCAGGTGCTGGCGCTCAAGGGCACGGCGGCGCTGTGGTCGCCCAAGGTGCTGCGTGCCGGCATGGGCGCGCATTTCGCGCTGCGCCTGGTCGAGGGGCTCGAAGCCGCGGCCATGGCCACCCTGCGCGTGCCGCTGCTGGGCACCAGTTCGCACGCCGCGCAGGCGCTTCACGAGGTCGATCTGCCGTGGCCTTGCGGATGGGTTCTCGGCCACGAAGGGCAGGGCGTTTCGGCGGCACTGCAGCGGCAATGCGCAATGGCGCTGCGGATCCCGCAACCGGGCGGCGAGGAGTCGCTGAACGTCGCCGCGGCGGCGGCGGTGTGCCTGTA
- the rnhB gene encoding ribonuclease HII, with protein sequence MRSRRFLRAEQLGLSFDVPGLVAGVDEAGRGPLAGPVVAAAVILDDLKPIKGLADSKAISALRRERLFDEIRAKALCCCIAEASAAEIDELNILQATMLAMRRAVEGLRLKPAKVLVDGNRIPVLKIPAEAIVKGDAKVKAISAASILAKVHRDRLCLELHAQHPEYGFDGHKGYPTPEHLAALRAHGACPQHRRTFGPVRDLLEG encoded by the coding sequence ATGCGATCGAGAAGATTCTTGCGCGCTGAGCAGCTCGGCCTGAGCTTCGACGTGCCCGGCCTGGTGGCCGGCGTGGACGAAGCCGGCCGCGGACCGCTGGCCGGGCCGGTGGTGGCCGCAGCGGTGATCCTCGATGACCTGAAGCCCATCAAGGGACTGGCCGATTCGAAGGCGATCAGCGCGCTCAGGCGCGAGCGCCTCTTCGACGAGATCCGCGCCAAGGCGCTGTGCTGCTGCATCGCCGAGGCCAGCGCGGCCGAGATCGACGAGCTGAATATCCTGCAGGCCACCATGCTGGCGATGCGCCGCGCGGTCGAGGGCCTGCGCCTGAAGCCCGCCAAGGTGCTGGTGGACGGCAACCGCATCCCGGTGCTGAAGATCCCGGCCGAGGCCATCGTGAAGGGCGATGCGAAGGTGAAGGCGATCTCCGCCGCCTCCATCCTCGCCAAGGTGCACCGCGACCGGCTGTGCCTCGAACTGCATGCGCAGCATCCGGAGTACGGCTTCGACGGCCACAAGGGCTACCCGACGCCCGAACACCTGGCGGCGCTGCGCGCGCACGGCGCCTGCCCGCAGCACCGGCGCACGTTCGGACCGGTGCGCGACCTGCTCGAGGGCTGA
- the lpxB gene encoding lipid-A-disaccharide synthase: MDAAAPRFAMVAGEASGDLLAGLLLGGLRARWPGLVAQGIGGPKMAAQGFEAWWPHDKLAVRGYVEVLSHYRELVGIRNQLAERILAAKPDLFIGVDAPDFNLDLETRLKAAGIRTVHFVSPSIWAWRGKRIEKIRNAVDAVLCIFPFEPEIYAKQGIEAVYVGHPLADAIPLEVPRAASRAALGIGDETVVALLPGSRRSEIQYIAPRLFGAAAEMAALRPGLRFILPVVPGLRHLVEPLRKLHADRVRVELLDGHSHEALAACDVTLVASGTATLEAALFKRPMVIAYAMHALSWQMMKRMKYQPWVGLPNILLRDFAVPELIQGDATPERLAHAAIAWLDDPQRCAALEKRFQALHLELRRDTARAATDAIEKILAR; the protein is encoded by the coding sequence ATGGACGCGGCCGCTCCGCGCTTCGCGATGGTCGCGGGCGAGGCCTCGGGCGACCTGCTCGCCGGCCTGCTGCTCGGCGGCCTGCGTGCGCGCTGGCCCGGACTGGTGGCCCAGGGCATCGGCGGGCCAAAGATGGCCGCGCAGGGCTTCGAGGCCTGGTGGCCGCACGACAAGCTGGCGGTACGCGGCTATGTCGAGGTGCTCAGCCACTACCGCGAGCTGGTCGGCATCCGCAACCAGCTCGCCGAACGCATCCTGGCGGCGAAGCCGGATCTGTTCATCGGTGTCGACGCGCCCGACTTCAACCTCGACCTCGAAACCCGCCTGAAGGCCGCCGGCATCCGCACCGTGCACTTCGTCAGCCCGTCGATCTGGGCCTGGCGCGGCAAGCGCATCGAGAAGATCCGCAACGCGGTCGACGCCGTGTTGTGCATCTTTCCGTTCGAGCCGGAGATCTACGCGAAGCAGGGCATCGAGGCGGTCTACGTGGGCCACCCGCTGGCCGACGCGATCCCGCTGGAGGTGCCGCGCGCGGCCAGCCGTGCGGCGCTGGGTATCGGCGACGAGACCGTGGTGGCGCTGCTGCCCGGCAGCCGCCGTTCGGAGATCCAGTACATTGCGCCGCGCCTGTTCGGTGCCGCGGCCGAGATGGCGGCCTTGCGCCCCGGTCTGCGCTTCATCCTGCCGGTGGTGCCGGGCTTGCGCCATCTGGTCGAGCCGCTGCGCAAGCTGCACGCCGACCGCGTGAGGGTGGAACTGCTCGACGGCCACTCGCACGAGGCCCTGGCTGCCTGCGACGTGACGCTTGTCGCCAGTGGCACGGCCACGCTGGAGGCGGCGCTCTTCAAGCGCCCGATGGTGATCGCCTACGCCATGCATGCGCTGAGCTGGCAGATGATGAAGCGCATGAAGTACCAGCCCTGGGTGGGCCTGCCCAACATCCTGCTGCGCGACTTCGCCGTGCCCGAGCTGATCCAGGGCGATGCCACGCCCGAACGGCTGGCGCATGCGGCCATCGCCTGGCTCGACGACCCGCAGCGTTGCGCCGCGCTGGAGAAGCGCTTCCAGGCGCTGCACCTGGAGCTCCGCCGCGACACCGCGCGCGCCGCCACCGATGCGATCGAGAAGATTCTTGCGCGCTGA